The following are encoded in a window of Longimicrobiaceae bacterium genomic DNA:
- a CDS encoding beta-propeller fold lactonase family protein, with amino-acid sequence MRALPAADAVPPEGQLDRTGCPRGRHTAIIDWRAPTGLSGRRIVIVGAVAALLLGCSAERRETGDARLRVGFVELEEGGESALHGAEMGAEEARHAGELVGRSFELLLEEAESPEEAVAAAERLANSGVVAVIGGFDAPTCRALSETADRLRILFLNVGCREDALRTDRSRYTLHVEGSKAMYEAGLGRFGREAVLWHGELERFGAAQLNDRFEQHIGNSADALGWASWMAVKIVWEAFSAAGAAEPDSLLAVLTAPEARFDGHKGEPLTFDHRTRQLQQPLFARPLGRQVRGQGSAALARHEALPHPSEIDVGPGPFLYVSNEGSVDVTVVGLERGEAIARLPVARRPRGLHLDPSGERLYVALSDDSPRSESDQDGVAVFDLRHGGEQRSYAVGSDPEQFVISPDGERLYAANEDAGTATATGLITGQVLATVVVGIEPEGVAVSPDGKWVYITAETSNTVSVIDTRSNEVVATFLVGVRPRAAAFSPGGDRAYVTNEISGTVSVVAVPQHAVIETLSLPEGSRPVGIAVAPDGRRVYVATGHHNTVAVVDPARGEVIADVPVGKRPWGVTLSPEGRFAYTANGVSNDVTEIDTEALRATRTIPVGERPWGVAFARAR; translated from the coding sequence ATGCGCGCCCTCCCTGCAGCTGACGCCGTGCCGCCCGAGGGCCAGCTCGACCGCACCGGCTGCCCCCGCGGGCGGCACACCGCGATCATCGATTGGCGTGCCCCCACCGGCCTGAGTGGGCGGCGCATAGTGATCGTCGGTGCGGTCGCGGCACTGCTGCTGGGGTGCTCAGCAGAGAGGCGGGAGACTGGCGATGCCCGGTTGCGAGTCGGCTTCGTCGAGCTCGAGGAGGGTGGAGAAAGCGCGCTGCACGGTGCGGAAATGGGCGCCGAGGAGGCGCGGCACGCCGGCGAGCTCGTCGGGCGCAGCTTCGAGCTTCTCCTCGAAGAGGCCGAGTCACCGGAGGAGGCCGTAGCCGCCGCGGAGCGTCTCGCCAACAGCGGGGTCGTTGCCGTCATCGGCGGGTTCGACGCTCCCACCTGCCGGGCTCTCTCCGAGACGGCCGACCGTCTGCGGATCCTCTTCCTCAACGTCGGCTGCAGGGAGGACGCGCTGCGGACCGACCGTAGCCGCTACACGCTGCACGTCGAGGGGAGCAAGGCGATGTACGAGGCCGGCCTTGGTCGGTTCGGCCGTGAGGCGGTGCTCTGGCACGGAGAGCTGGAACGGTTCGGGGCGGCCCAGCTCAACGATCGTTTTGAGCAACACATCGGGAACTCAGCGGACGCTCTTGGCTGGGCCAGCTGGATGGCGGTCAAGATTGTCTGGGAGGCCTTTTCCGCCGCCGGGGCGGCTGAGCCTGATTCGCTGCTGGCTGTGCTCACCGCGCCGGAGGCGCGGTTCGACGGACACAAGGGCGAGCCGCTGACCTTCGATCACCGTACCCGTCAGCTCCAGCAGCCTCTCTTCGCTCGACCCCTCGGCCGACAGGTTCGCGGGCAGGGCTCCGCGGCCCTCGCCCGACACGAGGCACTTCCCCACCCGTCCGAGATTGACGTGGGGCCGGGACCCTTTCTCTACGTGAGCAACGAGGGCTCGGTCGACGTCACCGTAGTGGGGCTGGAGCGCGGCGAGGCCATTGCCCGGCTCCCCGTGGCGCGGCGCCCGCGAGGACTCCACCTCGATCCCTCCGGCGAACGCCTCTACGTAGCGCTCAGCGACGACTCGCCGCGCTCCGAAAGCGACCAGGACGGAGTGGCCGTGTTCGACCTGCGGCATGGCGGGGAGCAGCGGAGCTACGCGGTCGGGAGCGACCCGGAGCAGTTCGTGATCTCGCCCGACGGCGAGCGGCTCTATGCCGCGAACGAGGATGCGGGGACAGCTACTGCAACCGGGCTCATCACCGGACAGGTGCTGGCCACCGTGGTGGTCGGTATCGAGCCCGAAGGCGTGGCCGTAAGCCCCGACGGGAAGTGGGTCTACATCACCGCGGAGACCAGCAATACCGTCTCGGTGATCGATACGCGCAGCAACGAGGTGGTTGCCACCTTCCTGGTGGGAGTTCGACCGCGTGCGGCCGCATTCTCCCCCGGTGGAGATCGGGCCTATGTGACGAACGAGATCAGCGGGACAGTGTCGGTGGTGGCAGTTCCACAGCACGCCGTAATAGAAACCCTTTCCCTCCCTGAGGGATCCCGGCCTGTGGGCATCGCTGTCGCGCCCGACGGGCGTCGCGTTTACGTGGCCACCGGGCACCACAACACCGTGGCGGTGGTGGATCCGGCACGGGGCGAGGTGATCGCCGACGTGCCGGTAGGAAAACGCCCGTGGGGGGTCACTCTGTCGCCGGAGGGGCGCTTTGCCTATACGGCCAATGGCGTCTCGAACGACGTCACCGAGATCGACACGGAAGCGCTGCGCGCCACGCGCACGATCCCCGTCGGTGAAAGGCCCTGGGGCGTTGCCTTCGCCCGGGCGCGGTGA
- a CDS encoding DNA repair exonuclease, producing the protein MKILCTADVHIGRRPTRLPGRVDTSAHSCARAWSNLVDCAIAEGVQLVLVAGDLVDQANRYYEAAGPVEAGVRALVSHGIGTVAVAGNHDHNTLPWVASRFRRDEFRLLGQQGRWERHTVERDGRPVLHIDGWSFPAAVFLDDPLQPYPRRPRDGVPVIGLLHADLDQPNSRHAPVSLAALRAAPVDFWLLGHIHRSALRQHAGGAALLYPGSPQAMDPGEPGVHGPWIVEIDSGGRFHARMLPLSTVRYDSIEVDVAGADEEAEVDRRVVASVHSALAAVEPEAGPLQYLSLRVRLTGRTPLHRRLQRRNWEEVGDLDARSGEMRAGVERLEIATRPARDLDELAHGQDAPALLARLIRNLDKGTLAPTEEELVRTAVAQVEEVWKARQYLPLQEEDDERPSEARVRELLGQQAMFLLDELLASREGA; encoded by the coding sequence GTGAAGATCCTCTGCACCGCTGACGTTCACATTGGTCGCCGCCCCACCCGCCTGCCGGGCCGGGTGGACACCTCGGCGCACTCGTGTGCCCGCGCGTGGTCGAACCTGGTCGATTGCGCTATCGCGGAAGGGGTGCAGCTGGTGCTGGTGGCGGGAGACCTGGTGGATCAGGCGAATCGCTACTACGAGGCAGCGGGACCGGTGGAGGCAGGGGTGCGGGCGCTCGTTTCGCACGGCATCGGCACCGTGGCGGTTGCCGGCAATCACGACCACAACACCCTCCCGTGGGTCGCCAGCCGCTTCCGTCGGGACGAGTTCCGGTTGCTCGGTCAGCAGGGCCGCTGGGAACGGCACACGGTGGAACGCGACGGGCGGCCGGTGCTGCACATCGACGGCTGGTCCTTCCCGGCGGCGGTATTCCTGGACGACCCACTGCAGCCTTACCCCCGACGGCCTCGCGACGGGGTCCCGGTGATCGGTCTCCTCCACGCGGACCTGGACCAGCCGAACAGTCGCCACGCGCCCGTGAGTCTCGCCGCGCTGCGCGCCGCGCCAGTCGACTTCTGGCTTCTCGGCCACATCCACCGGAGTGCCCTCCGGCAGCATGCCGGGGGCGCGGCATTGCTCTACCCAGGATCCCCGCAGGCGATGGACCCGGGGGAGCCGGGAGTTCACGGCCCCTGGATCGTCGAGATCGACTCCGGCGGACGCTTTCACGCCCGCATGCTCCCGCTCTCCACGGTGCGGTACGACAGCATCGAGGTGGACGTAGCTGGAGCGGACGAGGAGGCGGAGGTAGACCGGCGAGTCGTGGCCTCCGTGCACTCGGCGCTGGCGGCGGTGGAGCCCGAGGCGGGTCCGCTCCAGTACCTTAGCCTGCGGGTGCGGCTCACCGGTAGGACGCCACTGCACCGCAGGCTTCAGCGCCGCAACTGGGAGGAGGTCGGCGACCTCGACGCGCGCTCGGGCGAGATGCGCGCCGGAGTGGAGCGCCTGGAAATCGCAACCCGTCCTGCACGAGACCTCGACGAGCTCGCACATGGCCAGGACGCGCCCGCGTTGCTCGCGCGACTGATCCGCAACCTCGACAAGGGTACCCTGGCTCCGACGGAGGAGGAGCTCGTGCGCACCGCGGTCGCCCAGGTGGAAGAGGTCTGGAAGGCGCGCCAGTACCTCCCGCTCCAGGAGGAGGATGACGAACGGCCATCGGAGGCGCGGGTGAGAGAGCTGCTCGGGCAGCAGGCCATGTTCCTTCTGGACGAGCTGCTGGCATCGAGGGAGGGAGCATGA
- a CDS encoding cytochrome c oxidase assembly protein, which translates to MNLAARPAWAHAGEPLAPHDLWGAWLEDPAALAVIGLASWLYARGCGALWARAGMGRGIPRWRLWSYSTGVLVLLLALVSPLDPLGGALFSAHMVQHELLIMVAAPLLLLGHPLLAFTWALPRPWRKPLGRRIRTPPVRALWRWLTRPAVAWTLYAIALWLWHTPRLYEAALTSEPVHLLQHLSFFATALLFWWPVLHPSPYRRLGAVLAVFYLFATALHGSALGAFLSLSRRAWYPAYEEGVARWGMTLLEDQQLGGLIMWIPFGALYPAIALGLLGHWLRRPNEQAGHVPIVPASKV; encoded by the coding sequence ATGAACCTGGCTGCCCGTCCTGCATGGGCCCACGCGGGCGAGCCGCTGGCGCCGCATGACCTCTGGGGTGCCTGGTTGGAGGATCCCGCGGCCCTGGCTGTAATCGGTTTGGCGAGCTGGCTGTACGCTCGAGGGTGTGGGGCCCTTTGGGCGCGGGCCGGAATGGGTCGAGGGATCCCGCGCTGGCGACTCTGGAGCTACTCGACCGGCGTCTTGGTGCTCCTCCTCGCGCTGGTCAGCCCCCTCGATCCGCTGGGAGGTGCACTCTTCAGCGCGCACATGGTGCAGCACGAGCTGCTCATCATGGTTGCCGCGCCCTTGCTGCTGCTGGGCCATCCACTGCTAGCCTTCACGTGGGCCCTCCCGCGACCGTGGCGGAAGCCACTCGGCCGAAGGATCCGAACGCCGCCCGTGCGCGCCCTCTGGCGGTGGCTGACCCGACCTGCGGTTGCCTGGACGCTGTATGCCATCGCCCTCTGGCTCTGGCATACTCCACGGCTGTACGAGGCGGCGCTGACGAGCGAGCCCGTGCACCTTCTGCAGCACCTCTCCTTCTTCGCGACCGCGCTGCTCTTCTGGTGGCCGGTCCTACATCCCAGCCCGTACCGCCGCCTGGGGGCGGTCCTCGCCGTCTTTTACCTCTTCGCGACCGCCCTGCATGGAAGCGCCCTGGGAGCGTTCCTCAGCCTGTCCCGGCGCGCCTGGTATCCAGCGTACGAGGAGGGAGTGGCCAGGTGGGGGATGACCCTGCTGGAGGACCAGCAGCTCGGCGGTCTGATCATGTGGATTCCCTTCGGCGCGCTCTACCCCGCGATCGCCCTAGGCTTGCTCGGACACTGGCTTCGACGGCCCAACGAGCAGGCCGGCCACGTCCCCATTGTCCCTGCCTCCAAGGTCTGA